In the genome of Massilia sp. PAMC28688, one region contains:
- a CDS encoding M15 family metallopeptidase, translated as MFFVAIALYFLLACLVSWMILFPAGREFVLQALAGAGQRMQQRLGHLARQQGEGVVKIQQSGRSSLRNLISFVRAHYVLFTVGILLILIPPIVALTSGSSTMLGGFDTPVRETNQQVAMLLEGEQLVPPPPLPPAVFATVEVEQVRPMLVTASRDWDRLDPEFAQRLLLIFKIMKERHGYEMAILEGYRSPERQNKLAAMGSNVTNAAAFQSWHQYGLAADCAFLRNGKIVITEKDPWAMRGYELYGEVAESVGLTWGGRWKMMDFGHTELRRKGVMKRN; from the coding sequence GTGTTCTTTGTGGCAATAGCGCTGTATTTCCTCCTCGCTTGCCTGGTCAGCTGGATGATTTTGTTCCCCGCGGGGCGCGAGTTTGTTTTGCAGGCGCTCGCCGGCGCGGGGCAGCGCATGCAGCAGCGCTTGGGCCATCTGGCGCGGCAACAGGGAGAGGGTGTTGTAAAGATACAGCAATCGGGCCGCAGCTCATTGCGCAACCTCATCAGCTTTGTCCGTGCCCACTACGTCCTGTTCACAGTTGGAATATTGTTGATTTTGATACCACCAATAGTTGCCTTAACGTCAGGTTCCTCTACAATGCTGGGCGGTTTCGACACCCCGGTCAGGGAAACCAACCAGCAAGTTGCAATGTTGCTGGAAGGCGAGCAGCTGGTGCCGCCGCCGCCCCTGCCACCGGCCGTGTTTGCCACGGTGGAAGTGGAACAGGTAAGGCCGATGCTGGTGACGGCCAGTCGCGACTGGGATCGCCTGGACCCGGAATTTGCCCAGCGGCTCCTGCTGATCTTCAAGATCATGAAGGAAAGGCATGGTTACGAGATGGCGATCCTGGAAGGCTACCGCAGTCCCGAGCGCCAGAACAAGCTTGCTGCCATGGGTTCAAACGTGACCAATGCGGCCGCGTTCCAGAGCTGGCACCAGTATGGCCTGGCGGCCGACTGCGCTTTCCTGCGCAACGGCAAGATCGTCATCACGGAAAAAGATCCGTGGGCCATGCGCGGCTACGAACTGTATGGCGAAGTGGCTGAATCGGTCGGGCTGACCTGGGGCGGTCGCTGGAAAATGATGGATTTTGGACACACCGAACTGCGCCGCAAGGGCGTGATGAAGCGGAATTGA